A region of the Micropterus dolomieu isolate WLL.071019.BEF.003 ecotype Adirondacks linkage group LG10, ASM2129224v1, whole genome shotgun sequence genome:
CATCGAGGTGAACATGAACACAAGTCTTCATCGGGGAAACGTCCGGGAATAAAAGTCAAGATCACACGATGCAAAAGAACAGACTTTACAGCATGTTGTGCTCTGAAAATAAAGTCTGTAACACCCACATCTAATCCCGCTCTTCTTCTCTCCGCTGTGTTCAGCCTCTGTGGAGGTTCACGTCGGCGCCCCCTGATGGTCGTCTGCTGGTCTACCGCTCAGAGGACATCAGGAACCTCAGCCGACTGCACCAGCCTTCAGTCTGCGGCTacgtgacctctgaccccggCCACCTCCTCCCCGACGGCGTGAAGACGGCCATGTTGGGGGAGCAAGAGGAAGAAGGTAAGCAGATCttaacagaagaagaagaagaagaaaaaggattTCTGTTTCACGTGTCGTGTGATTagaatactgtatattattattttattactgaGCCATTATCAGGCTGATTCAGCGGCTAAAaggagcttttattttgaaaactggccTAATGAACTGTGTCGTGGCCTCTAGTGGTGGTCGCAACGCTGATTGTGCGTTTGTGTCTTCACCTGCTCAGAGTCCGTGGCCAGAGGGAAGCGTCAGCTCCACGATCACCTGAAGAACACCTGTCCTCTGCTGCTGGTGGCCGACCATCGCTTCTTCAAACACATGGGCCGCGAGGAGGAGAGCACCACCCTCAACTACCTGGTCAGTACTCAGTCCACAGCTCTCATTTATCCTCCGTGGCCACGATCTCGCTCACCGCCCGTCTGTTTCCAGATCGAACTGATCGATCGAGTGGACGACATCTACAGAAACACGTCGTGGGACGATGAGTTCTCGGGTTACGGGGTTCAGATCCAGCAGGTGAGGACAGCTACACTCTTCTTCTAATACCACATTTAGACCAGGTGTGTGACACTGAAACGCTGCTCGCCTCCGCTTAGATCATCATAGAAAAGAGTCCGACCCCGGTGGCTTCAGGAAGAAGCCACTTCAACATGGAAGGAAGTCCGGTGGAGGGTCGAGACGTCTGGGACGTCAAGAAGCTGCTGGAGGTAAAAGTTTTAACTTACAACCATAACAAGATTACAGGAGACCTCCAGCCTTCAGGGTCTCAGAGGGAGGCTGGTACATGTCCTCAGGTGATCGAGTCAGCGCTCTGAGATCTCTGCTGTCTCGTGTCCCTGCAGCAGTTCAGCGTCGACATCGCAGATAAAGCCTCCAACGTCTGCCTGGCGCACCTCTTCACTTACCAGGACTTCGACGAGGGCACTCTGGGTCTGGCCTACGTCGCCCCGTCCAAGCCGGACATCCCCGGGGGGCTCTGCTCCAAAGGTAAAGTCCCGCCGACTCATCTCGGACCCTGATCTCCTTCAAACACCAGAAACAATTAACGATTGCTGTCTTTGTTCTCAAGCCTGTCCGTCGTCTACCAACGAGCCGAGAGCGATCTACCTCAACACGGGTCTGACCAGCACCAAGAACTACGGGAAGACCATCCTGACTAAGGTTAGTACATAAAGAACTTTCTTTTTGAGGTGGAGGTACTAGAAGCAGGTATTAATGTTTGTCCCGGGCGTGGCGAGGAGATAATGATCCGTTCGTTGCCGTCCCGGCAGGAAGCTGACCTGGTGACGACTCACGAGCTCGGGCACAACTTCGGAGCAGAACACGACCCCGACAACATCCCGTACTGCGCCCCCCAAGAGGACCAGGGAGGCAAATACGTCATGTACCCCATCGCCGTGAGCGGAGACCACGTCAACAACAAGGTGCCGGCTCCGCCCTCGCCGCGGCCGCCGCCTCTGGTGCTCAGGGGTTTCCCCCGTTCACTGATGAATCCGGTGTCTCCTGTTTGTCTAGATGTTCTCCAACTGCAGCAAACGCTCCATCGTGAAGCGCCTGAGGTCCAAGGCGCCGTCCTGCTTCAAGGAGAGGAACATCAACGTGTGCGGAAACTCCCGGGTGGAGCAGGGCGAGGAGTGCGACCCGGGGCTGCTGCACATCAACTCGGATCTCTGCTGCACCACCGACTGCAGGCTGAAAGCAGAAGCTCAGTGCAGGTCAGAGGAACCCGAACCTCCCACACGagaggcatgcgtcttatccactatTCCCTATCACCGCTCCTCGGGTGGTAGAGGACAGGGTTCTCAATGTAAGGGTTGTGTGTTCAGTCAGGCGATAATATAAACCAACAAACCAAGTGCTGGAGTGTCACCGTGGATTGGTCCACACACATCAACCAGAGGACGCTTATGTTCATTTCCCAGcttctccaggcagaggacaggAGTGGACCAATCGCCCGGATGCAAACATTCCAGCACTTTCTTTATTGCGAGCAAGAAGAGTCTCTTCATGATTAATTTGTTGAAGACGATAAAATTCAGTCAATGTAGGGATCAAACACACGACCTTTAGGCTGTACTCTACTGACTGACAAGCACCTTAAATCTtcctaaaaaaataaaccagATGCCAAACTTACTTTCTGACCCCTGTACTAGACTAGATCGTTTTGGTCTTCATGTCTCCTGAACTGGACAGACTGCAGGTTCTTACGTTCTGTAACATGAAGCcgtcctctctctgtgttcagTGACAGGAACAGTGCGTGCTGTAAAAACTGCAGGTTCGAGTCTGAACACAAGGTCTGCCAGGAGCCCATCGACGCCACCTGTAAAGGACACTCGTACTGCACAGGTGAGCCGGCCGGTTCAGAGGTCTGTGAGTGTCACCCGCCGTGTGGAGGCGCTGAATGAGCcgcctgctgtgtgtgtgtgttgacaggaAACAGCAGCGAGTGTCCTCCTCCAGAGAACGCGCCGGATAAAACGGTGTGTCTGGACAGCGGCGAGTGTCTGAACGGAGAGTGTATTCCCTTCTGTCAGGCCGTCCTGAAGCTGCAGCCCTGCGCCTGCAACGGTACGAGACTTCAACACTcacagatacagagagaaaagCTCGTTCATGAGAACAGAGTTAGAAAACACAGGTtcacaaaaacactgtcacacTCAGCGGAAACATCTGGACTGTTTATGTAGCTGCAAGTCAAACTGACAGATCGACCTTTGTCAGAAACTAAAAGCtgagctgctgctctgctgacaGTCGGAGGCAACATGTAGCTGCTGTTAGCTCAGTGCTAACGTTATATCTCAGGGACCGGTCCATTCAGACCACAACCTAACGTCAGGTCACAGCCGCCGACATTCAGCTACTACAAACATTTCCTCTCCAACACGCTTTGAGCCACAGATGAAATGGTTATTCTGAAAGAAATCTAGCTAAATATGACAACTTGCTAAATCATATTAAAAGGTTGTTAGATTCACTTTTCaggtaaacattttaaaggtcGTCTTTCTGAACACGTagttttagctcctgtctctttaagacccCCCTCCCTAAAAACccacttgcttctgattggccaactccCAGGAAGCCTCCCAAGGGGCAGGACATAGCTTACACAGCGCTAAATCAATGTGGAGATAGTTCTGGCTTTGTGAGACTAGCTCCCGCTGATCAATGTACAAAAGCAaaactttataactttattctctggttttactgaaactggatcagattTTACGGAGAAAACATtgtctggttttccctctgacgtcctgctgctgctctgcctccactttTGGTGATTTACAGTTTTTATGTTACCAGTTACTTTAGCcgctaactactgctaacagcaGCTGGCGCTAGCTgctcagttagccgtgcagctagccGTCCTGTTGCTGATTCTGCCCGGACCGGAAGCTCGGTGCTCAGGGGGGGTTTTGGTATTTACACCTCTAACGTTACTACAGAGGATTTGGACCGCTGGTTCAGAGCCAGCAGATAACAGCAGCTACTGTTAGCAGCAGCTAGCggttagcaacaagtaaagctatctgtccacctggcagagcagccagaggacatgTGGGACactgaacaacctccagctctGTGAGCTCGTGAACGTTTTCTCTGGAACCTGGACGGGTTTCTGTAAAGTTGGAGTGTAAACATTACACATCCCAGATGTTACGTAACATCTAGCGCCTGTTTTTCATGAGTCTCACAGTATATTTCATGTTCTGAACTCTTTTTATTCAGCTATACCaaattaaatacagttttctattctacggcacctttaaataaaaactgtactAAATAAAAAGGGGGGCAGATCTGGCTTACAGCTGCAGTAAAGcggtttctttcttcttcttcttctgtgtagAAACCAACGCGTCTTGTAAGGTCTGCTGCCGGAGCAGCGGCGGCGTCTGCGCCCCCTACCAGAACCAAACGGGCAACTTCCTGTTCCTGCGTAAAGGCAAACCCTGCACCGTGGGCTTCTGCGACGGCGCGGTGAGTCCTTCGCTCCTCCTGCCGTCTGAAACACAGACGTAAAGCTTCACGTTGAACGTTTTCGCACGCTGTTGTCTCCTCTGCAGGGGAAGTGCATGAAGCAGGTCCAGGACGTGGTGGAGCGTCTGTGGGACTTCATCGACAAACTGGACATCAACACGTTCGGGAAGTTCCTGGCTGACAACATCGTGGGCTCGGTGGTGGCCTTCTCGCTCCTGTTCTGGATCCCCTTCAGCATCCTGGTCCACTGTGTGGTGGGTCTCACTTTGTCGTTGTCCCAGCAGCTCTGACTGCTGATCGTCTCCACTGCAATGGCATTAATTcagtctgttttctctctttgttcttTCAGGACAAAAGGCTCGATCAGCGATACGAACAGACCACCAAGTCCTTGTTCTTCCCCAGCgtgagtttatttatatatattaatggATACACAGCAGTACTGATGAGTAATCTTATCTTGATCCTTTAAACTTAAAGCTGCAGTTAAAGGGCCGGACCTTTTAGTTTTGAATGTTTGAGCGAATCAGCCTGCAGAGAGGAAATCAGTCGACTTCTCAGCTGTGAGCCGGCAGTTATTAAAGACTCACTGGTGATGATACGTTCAAGTACGGCTGGACAATTaacaattaattattatttagttttccccgactgtgtgtgttcatgtactttccccttaaaaacaacatcagttaacatttagatacatttttgacattcgtgaataaaaaaaataaaataaatcccGCCTTTAATAGCTGAGCATGTTTACAggacaaacaaaataatcgttCATTAATCGTAATCGaggtaaaatgtttaattaagggtgattttgattttaggccAAATCGTCCAGCCCTGATGATGCGTTCAAGGACACAAGTGAAAATCAGCTGCTGAACAAGAATCAGTCAGTAGTTGATGTAATAGTGATAAAGTAAACAGATGAATATGTTTCTGATACTTTATAAACGAGGATTAAAGAAATTAACTGGCAGATTTCATAATGAAATGAATCGATAGTAACAGCTGTTTAACACActttgactgtgactgtttatTTCCCAGAATGCCGAGTTCCTGAGCAGCCTGGAGTCTGCGTCTGTTCGGATCTTCAAACCTCCAACTTTCCCCGCCCCCGCCGTCACCTCGGCCGGGCCGCCTTTCCAGCCGCCTGGTCCCCAACAGACCAGTTCCCCTCCGGTCTCAGACCCCGGCCCCGTCCACCCCCCTCTGGACAGCCCCCGCATGGCCACCATCCAGGAGGACTCCAGCTTCGAATCTCACCTGGACCAGGAGGCCCTGGAGGAGGCGTTCGGCCGGCCGGCGGGGTCGACTCAGCGCTCCTTCGAGGACCTGACGGAGAACAGCGTGACGAGTCGCAGGGGGAAGGCGACGCTGGTCAGACTGCAGAGACAACATCAGATCGACACCAAGGAGACGCAGTGCTGAGGGGACCCACCTGGCTGCACCTGCAGAGACCAGGTACCAGGTGGAGTCTCCAGAGAGGAGGCTTTGTTTTTAACCAGCTCTGAACTGGACTCGTGTTGATCCACCTGATGAAGCGTCACGGTGAGACCAGGTTCAGGTATGTGAAAGAGTCTGATCCtctgctgtgtctcaatttgcACACTTCCATACTCACACTATTACTAGTACGCTGAGACGTACGGCCGCATGCAGTGCACTGCGAGTACCTGGATGGTGAACTCATGACGGCCAAAAAGTTGAGTGCGGACCGGTGGACACTTCTCACCGACCGCCATTTTAGCTACGTAGCGCAAGGGGCGGGACCAACAACACGGGAGAAGCgggaagcagcagagggagaggccaacaacagaacggCTTTTACGTTcactatttcatcactaaatccacttctgacaagttttgaggcgagaaatcaaacGTTTAGATGTCGAATATTGGCAGTTTgacgaaaagtgatggcgggttaaaaatgtgcttgaatgttTTTGGAATTTGATGAGCAggggaagcctgctgtgacccgcgggaggagcgtgaggccggccgcccgctcacagagccctcagCTCctgccgtcacacagaccgccgcagcaacaacggcagaggaaaacacagctggaagacagtttaaatgttcgtgcctctgttattctgtcattacatttacgtttaaattaaatgaagagaCATCTGGCTCTTGATGTACAGAAAAGTCTTggcttgtgaaacttaaaaaataaataaacaccaaTATACCAAAGCAAATTACTTGTAAGTTTGGACTTGGCAATAATCCCGATTCTGAGCGTTTACTTTGGCCTGGCTGTTATTTTGGAGCTCTGCAGGCCTCTGTGCTGGAGGGATTGTGCAATCTTGCGATAGTTATTTCCGGTTAGTGCAAaacagcagtgtttgatttgagacaactaagtaagtaagtacatagtgtccgcagtgtactgcatgttagtATACTAGAGGAAGTAcccgaattgagacacagcactGTTCTCAGATCTCACCCTGTCCCTCCTCAGCTGCAGGATCCGTCCTCGCTGTTCTTCTGCAGTTTCTGTTCTTGAAGCTTGAAGTTCAGATCCTGGTCTCAGACCCCCGTGTGAGACTCTGGTTCTGGTCTCGCTGATCAGATGTTTCCTGCTGTTGCTCACTTGTTCTCACTTTCAGTCAAACATTCATCAGGTAACTGAAGAAAGTGAGAACAAGTTATTCACCCGGATCACACTCACCTGACAGTCCCTCCTCTTTTTGGTCAACGCCACTTAATACTGTGCTCCTATTGGTCATCAGCAAACACTGTGCTCCTATTGGTCAGgttgttaaataataaaattctgACCTGCTTGTCTTTCTGCCCTGAACCTTGAGCCTATAAGGTTGTCTTGCACTATGAAACCAAGCTCCGCTTCAGTTTCGGCCCCGCGTCGATTTAAGCTCCTGAACGCCACACAGCTGTCTGGAATAATTCAAgccatttttaaaaactgatgaTGTTCAGATGTTACACAGCTGGTGGTGTTTAGATGAAATGATTCCAGTTAAACTTCTGCCTGTTTTTTAGGATGAATGTATTGAAACAAATAGTTTTGGTATCAGAAAGTTTCAAACGATACGCAGCTCTAGTTACAGTGCTGATTAACAAATATCAAACAGCTGGAAATATTTATTGGattcatttgtttgttcttgtttatgtggttttttttttacttcccaTTGTCTTTTTTGTCTCCTTTGAAAACTTTCTGTGCTGCATCGAAACCAAACATTGAACCTTCaggtattttacatttattcatttagctgacgcttttatccaaagcaacaattacagctgctgtacatgtcagaggtcacacacctctggagcaacgaggggttaagtgtcttgctcagggacacatttgtgtctcacagtggatttgaacccgggtctgtcacaccaaaggcatgtatcttatccactgccccatcaccactcCACTTTAGAAATATTTAATGCAACGACAATGAACATTTAACGAGAAATGCCAAAAAAAGATTCGATGTCTTCAGCTGCTTTCCCTTTAAATAATAGTTCATttcatatgtttgtgttttaccaAAGGGAGAAAATAACCTGCACTGAAAGCCAGTGTTTTGAAATGTCTCAACGCTTCGACTCTGAACTAAACAGAAACCATCTGGTTCAGATCTGCGCTGCTGTAAAcaatctgtttgtgtttacagtcTGAAACAAacagtcacacagctgttaCACTGAGTCCTGATAAGGAAGTTCATGTCAacggtttttatttttagggatctgtttcaaaatgtttgttcatgttaaaaatgatgatgatgtattATCCAGTTTAAGAAAAAATCTCATAtatctgaatggagtttggttaAAAGCAGTGAGGACGCTCCCGGATCTGGTTTAAATTTAGGACAATAAGGCGGACATTTGGTTCTTCTGCTTTGTGAAGTTTAGTTTTTCATTTCCTGTTGTGaaacatcttttaaaaagtGCCAACACccctaaaacaaacaaacctctTCAAATATCGACCAAAAACATCCAGTTTTGGTCAATTGTTTTAGTAAAAAATTGTTTCCGTTTCAGAGTGTCTCACTGGGAATTGAACTCCAAACCCTGATAGTGTTAGTGCCTTGTTCAAAACCTACTGAGTCTACTGATGtgtaataaacataaattaGTATTTAAACCTGTGATGGTGGTAAGTTTGTGTTTAAATCGTCTTTCTATGGAAGTCAATTTCTGCCAAATACAGTCCATTTTAATTGTACTAATGATTGGTGCATTAATTGATTAGTAGATCGACAGATAATTAACTATTttctaattgattaattatttaagtcatttttcaaacaaaaaacaaaccaaacttcAGTTAAAAACTGAGGTATTTAAAGAAATTAACTTGTTTCACTGGGAACACTCAGGTTTGCTTATTTTAATCAAACCTGAAggtcagttgttgtttttttttttatataaagccAGACTGTTCTTCATATCTTCATATTTTTTCACCGACAGTTGGAACGACGCGtgccttctcttcctctgtggtaTTCAAATGCACAACAACAGTCAGTATTTTAATCTTGTGTATTAAAGAATCCTGTTCGCTGTGAGGTTACGTGCAGTTGATCAATTGTTTAACATGTTGTGAGTATTAATTAGTTTAAAGGTGTTTATGTGTTGGTTTTATGTTGTTAATGTTGAGGTGTTTacttgtttcaaaataaaatgttttactgatTGTTTCCATGTGAGAGTCGTCTGTTTCTGATTCTTTAGAACGTCCTGATGTGTTTTATCGTCTAAAAAGAGAAACCTGTTGgatttttaaatttgatttatataTCTGGGTTTGAATGAGGAAATAATGATAAACTTTATAAACTGCACTTATTGATGGGACTGTATCGTTCTGTATGatcaatatttctttattttatagtattaatatattgatttgattttctgtAACTTTTATTGTTTAGAGCAGCAGTTATCTGTTGTTACTGTTTCCACCCTGTGAGGTCCAAACCGGTTGACGTTTTAGTAAACATGACGACTAAATAAGGACGTAACATAACTTCTGTTGGTGGAAAACAGCCATTACTTTGCACTAACTGCTAATTTAGcttatgttagcatgctaaactaagctggTGAACACGGTCACAACATTAGCATGCGAGCGTGGCAGCATGTTGGCGTTAACATTTAGCCCAAAGCATCGCTGCACCTCAGACTCGGGGTTTCCGCTCTTTAGAGATCATTTTCACAGATGATCCAGCTGTGTCCTCTCTGTGAAAGTCTGATTTTAAAGACGTGCAGTCTGTGGCTATAACTTATCTAATAAATGAGAAGAAGTTATGAAAAATGTATCTTGCCTTGTTTCAATGctgtgttttaatattattgtttgtAGTTTAGCCATTGTATTTGGTTTCTTTTGGAAAAAACCTTTGTTTTCTGTGCTTTTATAATGAATTATATTTAACCACTGCTGCCTGAACAGCAATAACTGAGCGTATAATAGCCTGATATTTTGCCTACTGACAAATCCCAGCATTCTCTTTAACTTTAGTTTTCTAAAATCTAAGTGTTCCTGAGCCTAAATGCAGAGTGACTGTTACAAAAAGTGCTTTTAGTCATTATTTGGCTGGTGTTTTGATGCACTTACAGCTGAGCTCCATTTATTGTTTTGACCCCGGCTTCCTGTTGATTCTCATCCAACTTTCTCAACACTGCTAGGCAGAGCTGAAACAAACCgtaaacagtttaaaacaagTTGAGAAGAAAACATTAATCTAAACCTAATTTAAACTACAGTGAAAAATATTTACCTTTGGAGGATAATGCAACTTTCATTATTCagagttttattttctctttttttccaggtGTTTTAATATGACTGGAAAATTGTCCAGGACAAGTGGGAGCCCGTTTGACAAAGAAAACTTTTCCAGAGCTTTTAACTGTAAAACACCGCTTTCATCAGGGGACAGTTTTAGCTCAGAAGctgattttatcatttttgtgattcaaattaatttcttgTTTCTTGAACAGCTGTAACAAGTAGCTGAAAAAAGAaccagcagattaatcaattataaaaatgataattaGTTGCATAGCTCCGTAGTAAGTATTGATCTTTAATTAAAAGCAGGatttgtttacagtaaacaccaacataataaaacataacgTTGGTGTTCTGTTGATaaatgctacctatcgagatgtgctattTAGCGGTTCGTCTCAGTGAACAAAAACCATCAACTTAGAATCACTAATAACGTCAAATCAGACTCAAATCCACAAAAACTCTGActagaaaaaaagatttattttcatGATGAAATCTATTTTATCACAACGTCCATTTCATTGGTAAATCACAAAAGCTCTCGGCTGCTGGCTGCTGGTCTGGTCCGCCTCCTGAAGGGGATTCCTTTGGAATCAGGTTTCACAGAAATTGTTCGTCTTTGTAAAAGAAAGCAAACAGAAGCATGTTTCATATCAATGTCCAGGTCACTCATCACAGGTGACGCTGACAGGTGACCGCCGCCCCCTGCTGCTGACATCACAGGTGGGGCTGAGGGCGTCATAGAGCCGGTGGACGGCAATCTCCACCATCTCCCTCAGAGTCTCGTCCTCTGCGCACGCCACCGACTGCAGGACAAGAGAGAGGTCAGGGGTCAGGACAGTGACCGTTTCAGATGTTGTGGAGGCGGCGAGGAGCAGGTGTGACCAGATCAGATACAACGAttcatgtatttaaataaatcaccCAACTTTTTGGATCATAAATGAATCATTTTCTGTCCTTTCTAAAATGGTTGGttggtttctttgctcctctttGACAGAATATCTTTGGACGAAGCGACgtttgaggacgtcatcttgcCTAAATAAGGAGTTTggtttaaaggtccagtgtgtaacatttctgaggatctattgacagaaatgcaatataaaatccataactatgttttcagtggtgtgtaaagactttatctacataactgcgggCACCCCCTGCCATGTAGATCACTGTATTTTGTCTtttgcttgtataattccggtagcgtagacgcccgtcactacattgaatacgtacaaagaagaagatgagtgaataataatattaataataatattattattattattattattattattattattattattattatcatcaacaacaacaacatacagtCTCTGaatagtcttctggtttatcagaagtaagaagagaagtgacaattggacaaatgaacgaccacgtgttatttagcaaaagagccgacagcctgtggatctttataccatgaagccagatggagtcgggacagatacaaacagctgacggcagaaatcacagatgttgtggattttcccagatggaaggctataatgtgggacagatgttttcaaagcgttGCTGAAGTTGTccgttttctgctggacagaaAAACAGTGCAGTgacaaatgaaagctgttgtttgatagctttagcttttagctgaccataatcacagagagacgcgtttcccctgtcagtggtgtaaatagttagattaatttcatgtcgaatacttattctccagcctgtggttcgGCTTTGCGGGTTATGTTGagtcagctgatcagtaacgttaattggcaataaaatgttAAGGACAGCTTAGAGcgtggaagctcagatcagccagctaaacttttactagaaaaaaaagtaacgttagttggattggtttgaAGTTGttactctctctccagcgctctgttttggttcgtgagacaatcagctgatcactaattggcaataaaaccgcaGCTTACAGCATCGGAACTCAGATCAgacagctaaacctttactgtGCTGGTAGgtaaatatgtagttggattgtaacttcatgtagttattctaaAGCCTCTGTTATGGCTGTGTTACGTGAGCAGAAACGTActgttaccttcctgagacaaacatatgatgaatattattggtaatgaaacggtaacagcatcaaagctcagatcagcagctaaacttcacatcttactgccctggtggaaaacatgtatttctttttactgctaatggtgatatataacaagaccatGTGCCTATCatgtgaccaataatgaatactttgagaatttgcattaaaaacctGGATATTGATttgccactgtgcacacaaatgtgtattttgtacttttacatgctaaatgcccattaaaaaagTTGCACCGCTTTActacaagctgaaattatgacTGTaggtactactttgtgtttctgttgtatttaaattAGAAAATTTAGAAATTTATTTGCATGCAAAgccagaggagccttgatcctcaccagccaatgTGGTTTATAacggactgtggtgcagaaacagtgaggcttacattgtcctggtatctgtcagtggtcatacttgatgcactagatgtgtttgagatgttcttcatttactttggtatgttagtccagatgaaccaaccctcccaagttgtaaaataatgtattacaggagtatgagacatcatgtagcacttcatttcttcatgtggctgttaaTGAATgttattaatgaacaagtaactaagaataattaagtaaatataatttatatatccATCTAAataaacctaatttcttgactggcaactcttctatctcatagatgacgtctttgtcctgtctcaggcaccgtagctatactacTTGCTTGGATAGAGGAGGGGGAGTTGAAATTCTTgtaattcgcaaccctcaccactggATGAAACTAGCACTTATACACTTTCTGTTTAAAGAATAAAGTATGGTCAGTTTCTATATTTTTCCTTGTTGTTAAAAAAGtgcagttttgttttctttgggtGATGAACATTTCAGCCTCCTGCTGTGTGCG
Encoded here:
- the adam17b gene encoding disintegrin and metalloproteinase domain-containing protein 17; the encoded protein is MRQEVTFITVVMVLTEAAVSPPADTEEQHYTSLRSMLDDFDVLPLSSLQAHSVRRRDVQTETHVEKLLSFDALQRHFRLYLRTNDQLFTEDFRAVVVDEDGRERSYPVDRHNYFTGHVVGEENSRVQAHIDDNEFSAHILTDEAEYNIEPLWRFTSAPPDGRLLVYRSEDIRNLSRLHQPSVCGYVTSDPGHLLPDGVKTAMLGEQEEEESVARGKRQLHDHLKNTCPLLLVADHRFFKHMGREEESTTLNYLIELIDRVDDIYRNTSWDDEFSGYGVQIQQIIIEKSPTPVASGRSHFNMEGSPVEGRDVWDVKKLLEQFSVDIADKASNVCLAHLFTYQDFDEGTLGLAYVAPSKPDIPGGLCSKACPSSTNEPRAIYLNTGLTSTKNYGKTILTKEADLVTTHELGHNFGAEHDPDNIPYCAPQEDQGGKYVMYPIAVSGDHVNNKMFSNCSKRSIVKRLRSKAPSCFKERNINVCGNSRVEQGEECDPGLLHINSDLCCTTDCRLKAEAQCSDRNSACCKNCRFESEHKVCQEPIDATCKGHSYCTGNSSECPPPENAPDKTVCLDSGECLNGECIPFCQAVLKLQPCACNETNASCKVCCRSSGGVCAPYQNQTGNFLFLRKGKPCTVGFCDGAGKCMKQVQDVVERLWDFIDKLDINTFGKFLADNIVGSVVAFSLLFWIPFSILVHCVDKRLDQRYEQTTKSLFFPSNAEFLSSLESASVRIFKPPTFPAPAVTSAGPPFQPPGPQQTSSPPVSDPGPVHPPLDSPRMATIQEDSSFESHLDQEALEEAFGRPAGSTQRSFEDLTENSVTSRRGKATLVRLQRQHQIDTKETQC